The Meiothermus sp. genome segment TGTACCCTGAAACCATGAGCCATCGCGGCCCAAAGGCCAGCCTGGGGGTTTTGCTGGTGGACGACCATGCGGTCGTGCGCCAGGGGTTGCGGATGTTTCTGGCCACCGATGAGGGGCTTTATGTGGTGGGCGAGGCCGAAAACGGGCAGGAGGCCCTGGAGAAGGTGGCTGCGCTGCACCCCGACGTGGTGCTGATGGACTTGCTGATGCCGGTGATGGATGGGGTGCGTGCGACCCGCGAGATTAAGGCGCGCTTTCCCGAGGTGGAGGTGATTGCCCTAACCAGCGTGTTGGAAGACCAGCTGGTGGTTGAAGCCATGCACGCCGGCGCAACAGGTTATTTGCTCAAGGATACCCACCCCGAAGAACTGGTGGAAGCTATCCATGCGGCGGGCCGGGGGGAAGTGCGACTGCACCCCGAGGCCGCGAAGCGGCTGGCCCAGGAAGTGCGTACCGCCGAGATGCGCGAGGCCCTCACCCCCCGGGAGACTGAAATCCTGCGTTTGTTGGCGCATGGGCTATCCAACAAGCGCATCGCCCAGCAGCTCAACCTGTCCGAGCTGACCGTCAAGACCCACGTTTCTAACCTGCTGTCCAAACTGGGGCTGTCTTCGCGCACCCAGGCGGCTTTGTTCGCCATTCGGGAGGGGCTGGTTGGGCTCCGGTGACTTCCTGCTCCGGCTCGACCCCCGAACCCTGGCGGGGCTTTTGGAGGCCACCCGCGACGCGATTCTGATTGCCTCCGCTGAGCGCAGGCTGGTGTACGCCAACCGGGCGGCCCAGAACTTGCTGGGCTATAGTCTGGAGGAACTGCAAGCCGTGGACATCCTGAACTGGATTGCGCCGCCCTACCGCACACGGGTGGTTAAGTGTATCCAGCACAACCGCAGCGCCCTGCCCGGCATCTTCGAGATAGCCCTGGTACGAAAGGACGGAAGCTGGCGGTATGTGCGCTGCTCCATCTTGTATCTGGAGGTGGAGGGCCAGGTGTACGGAGCGGCCATAGTCCACGACCTCACCTCACCCCAGACCCTGCGCCGCCACGAGGCGCCCACTACGGACGCGAACGGGCGGGATATGACCCAGGACATGGTGGAGGAGGTGCGCCTCGCAAGCAAGCGTCTCGAGGCCCTCTACCAGGCCGACGAAAAGCTCTATGCCTCCCTCGAGCTCGATCAGGTCTTGCAGGCGCTGGTAGATGTGTGCGTGGATCTACTGGGGGCCGACAAAAGCTGCATCCTGATCTGGGATGAAACCCACCAGCACCTCATCACCCGCGCTCAGCGGGGGTTTACCTCGCAGTTCGTGCAGGTCATGAACGAGTACGCCGG includes the following:
- a CDS encoding response regulator transcription factor; translated protein: MSHRGPKASLGVLLVDDHAVVRQGLRMFLATDEGLYVVGEAENGQEALEKVAALHPDVVLMDLLMPVMDGVRATREIKARFPEVEVIALTSVLEDQLVVEAMHAGATGYLLKDTHPEELVEAIHAAGRGEVRLHPEAAKRLAQEVRTAEMREALTPRETEILRLLAHGLSNKRIAQQLNLSELTVKTHVSNLLSKLGLSSRTQAALFAIREGLVGLR